Within Winogradskyella helgolandensis, the genomic segment AAAAGAAACCGCTCAACCTTATTAGGAAGTATAAAATAAGAAAACGTCTTGGCTACTTTACGTTTAAGAGCTATTCTAAAGCATATACTTTAGAGAAATAGCATCATGCTTTATGAATTCCGTATTTTGTATGGGTGCACTTTTCACGCTTAGTTTCCTGTCTAATTTTTTTATTTAGCAACAAGGCTCCTTCATTCTTATAAGGTCTATCATGATGTAAATGAACACAAATGGCACTATAACGTATTTGTATAAACTTGATACCATTGTGCATCATACGCTCCCCTACTTCTCTGTCCTCTCCTCCATATTTCATACGCTCGTCAAAACCATTAACTGCTAGAATATCACTTTTCCAACACGATACATTCATACCGTCAAAAGTGGCTTTTGTTGGAGTTATAAAGTTTAAAAAGTTTGCTTTTGCATTGGATGTTGTCAACTTATTCATTTTAAAAGTTTTTGGCTGCCCTTCAGCAATCAACCAATCCTTTTCAAAACAGTTTTGCTGTCTAATTACTTGATCATTTATTTTCCTAGAAACGTCCTCTGTTAGTTTAAAGTAACCACCAGAGAGTGCCTTTCTTAATTGCCTTAATTTTAAATGGGTTTCAACAAAATCTTTACGAGCAATACAATCTCCATCTGTAAAAATTAAATAGTCAGCGTTTGAAGTTACAATGGCTTTATTTAAAATTTTTGTTTTCTGAAAACCATCGTCTTCTTGCCAAACGTGAATAACTTTTAAATCTGTACGCTCAGTAAATAAATCTATAACAGTCTTTGTTCTTTTATCAGAACCATCGTCTGCAATAATAACTTCAAAATTCCTAGTGGTTTGAATATCAAAACTGAGCAACACCAATTTAAGCCATTCTGGTTTATTGAAGGTACTTATAATTATAGTTGCTTGTAGATTAGATTGCATTTAGCAAAAATACTATTTTTACAGCATTGAAATCAACAACATGCTAAAACTGTCTGGAGTCATTATCACTTTTAATGAAGAACGCAACATTGAACACTGTTTGCAATCTTTAGCTAATGTGGTAGATGAAATTGTTGTTGTAGATTCATTTTCTACAGATAGAACTAAAGCCATTTGTGAACAGTTTAACGTCAAATTTATTGAACAAAAATTCTTGGGTTATATAGAACAAAAGAATTTTGCCTTATCACAAGCAAACTACGACCATATTGTATCATTAGATGGTGACGAAGCCTTATCTAAGACACTCCAGAAATCAATTATTGATCTAAAATCGAATTGGAAACTTGATGGATATTATGCCAATCGTTTCAATAACTTTTGTGGACAATGGATTAAGCATTCTGATTGGTATCCTAATAAAAAATTACGTGTTTTTGATAGAAGATGTGCCGAATGGAAAGGAATTAATCCACACGACAATGTGCAACTACATGATTCCAACTCCAAATCAGGACATTTAAAAGGTGACATTTTACATAAAACCTACCAAACTTATTCGGAGTTTAATCAGAAGACAGAATATTTTTCGACTATTGCAGCACAAGCCTATTTCGATTCTGGGAAAAAAGCTTCTGTATTAAACGTTATTTGGAATCCAACTTGGGCATTTTTTAAATCCTATGTTTTAAAACTCGGATTTTTAGATGGATTTAATGGTTTTGTTATTGGTGTCCAAACGGCCAATATTACCTTTTTAAAATACGCTAAGTTAAGAGAACTGCAGCAAACAAATAGAAAATAATTATTTTCTCCAAAATCTCAATTTCTTCTTTATACGCTGTTTCTTGTGATGTTTTGCCTGAAAAGCTTCAGTAGCATCCCACATTATATTTACGATTTTATCATAATCTTCGCCTGAAACTTTAGCATACTCATCACTCATCACTTCTACCATCGATTTATGAATCGTTAATCGGTCGAAGTTTTTAATACGATCCTCAAAGCTCATAGGTTTAAATTCCATACGATTTAAATCCACTAAAAAGAACTCATAACCATCAGCTACCTTTTTTATTAAAGTGTTTCCTGGAGAATGATCTAAGAATTTAATGCCTTTTTCATGCAATTGATATGTAAACCTTGTAAATGCTCTCAAAATAGCATCGTAATCTGGGTAATTAAAATCGTGTGTAAGTTCTCTATAGGTTAAATCGCAATCTACTTGTTCAGACAAATAATAACTTTTTTTAAATAGAAAAAGCGTTTTAAATTCATAATAAGCAATCGGTTCAGGTGTGCCTATTCCTCGCTTTTTAAGCTCTAATCCATATTCGTATGAGCGTTGTGCCTTACTTTTTCTAAAAAACTTATAGGCTATTTGATTAACGATATTAGGAATTTTAAAGGATTTTATATTCACCTGAAAATCCTTCAACTTAAAGAGCCTAAGAGAATTCCGCTTTTGATCACCAAAAGGCGTTCCTTCAGTTTCAAAATTTTGAATAAAATAATCCAATTTCTCTTTGGAATCCTTGTATTCAGTTCTAATTCTAATCGTTTTCATTTAGCAATATTACAATTTTTAATAATTTTTGCCGTGAATATTTTTATCATATTAAAAGTAAAGAAATAAATGGAACCATTTTAAAACATAATTGGTAAACCCTATATTTACAACGCTAAGAATCGCGTTTTTTTTATTTTGAATTATAGAACATTAAAAGCGCTTGTTATATTATGAACTACCAAAAAATGTCCAAACAAAGTATATTAAATCTCATAAATAGAGACAATGAATTGTTTGAACACGATGTTAAAACGCATAATAGCGAACTTAACGCTATCGTAGCTTCTTCAAAATTTTTAGTTC encodes:
- a CDS encoding glycosyltransferase family 2 protein, with the protein product MQSNLQATIIISTFNKPEWLKLVLLSFDIQTTRNFEVIIADDGSDKRTKTVIDLFTERTDLKVIHVWQEDDGFQKTKILNKAIVTSNADYLIFTDGDCIARKDFVETHLKLRQLRKALSGGYFKLTEDVSRKINDQVIRQQNCFEKDWLIAEGQPKTFKMNKLTTSNAKANFLNFITPTKATFDGMNVSCWKSDILAVNGFDERMKYGGEDREVGERMMHNGIKFIQIRYSAICVHLHHDRPYKNEGALLLNKKIRQETKREKCTHTKYGIHKA
- a CDS encoding glycosyltransferase family 2 protein, producing MLKLSGVIITFNEERNIEHCLQSLANVVDEIVVVDSFSTDRTKAICEQFNVKFIEQKFLGYIEQKNFALSQANYDHIVSLDGDEALSKTLQKSIIDLKSNWKLDGYYANRFNNFCGQWIKHSDWYPNKKLRVFDRRCAEWKGINPHDNVQLHDSNSKSGHLKGDILHKTYQTYSEFNQKTEYFSTIAAQAYFDSGKKASVLNVIWNPTWAFFKSYVLKLGFLDGFNGFVIGVQTANITFLKYAKLRELQQTNRK
- a CDS encoding lipopolysaccharide kinase InaA family protein, which translates into the protein MKTIRIRTEYKDSKEKLDYFIQNFETEGTPFGDQKRNSLRLFKLKDFQVNIKSFKIPNIVNQIAYKFFRKSKAQRSYEYGLELKKRGIGTPEPIAYYEFKTLFLFKKSYYLSEQVDCDLTYRELTHDFNYPDYDAILRAFTRFTYQLHEKGIKFLDHSPGNTLIKKVADGYEFFLVDLNRMEFKPMSFEDRIKNFDRLTIHKSMVEVMSDEYAKVSGEDYDKIVNIMWDATEAFQAKHHKKQRIKKKLRFWRK